From the genome of Uranotaenia lowii strain MFRU-FL chromosome 1, ASM2978415v1, whole genome shotgun sequence, one region includes:
- the LOC129740364 gene encoding uncharacterized protein LOC129740364, translating into MFRQAQQKKYWQEITILSRKDLVEKGIPKSSSLFEFWPFLDSENVLRAKTRIGACEVASMDTKNPIILPQDSYISWLIVQHYHVRYYHRNHRTVLNELKQRFRIIPRLTNLYRKVRANCQVCKNLRAVPHPPPMSDLPASRVSAFTRPFSYVGIDYFGPLNVTVKRSTEKRWGVLITCLTVRAIHIEIAYSLSAQSCIMALRNFMGRRGIPIEIVSDRGTNLIGASKELLSALNEMNQNLIIQEISSPDTTWTFIPPTSPHMGGSWERMIQTVKRNLNQINPRHQLTDEVLRNLLIEVENVVNSRPLTHLALDDSESPVLTPNHFLLGSSNGLKPPTLFDDSNAALNNTWRTSQVEANIFWKRWTRDYLPEITRRSKWLTPVKAIEIGDIVIVVDPNLPRNCWPLGKVISANEGKDGEVRSAVIQTATGIYERPAVKLAVLDVRR; encoded by the coding sequence ATGTTCCGGCAAGcgcaacagaaaaaatattggcaaGAGATCACAATACTGTCCCGCAAAGATTTGGTTGAAAAAGGCATTCCAAAATCCAGTTCCTTATTTGAATTCTGGCCGTTTCTCGATAGCGAAAACGTATTGCGAGCAAAAACCCGTATTGGAGCATGCGAGGTCGCTAGTATGGACACTAAGAATCCAATAATTTTACCGCAAGATAGTTACATATCATGGCTTATTGTCCAGCATTACCACGTTCGTTATTACCACCGTAATCACCGCACAGTACTGAACGAACTGAAGCAGCGCTTTCGAATCATCCCTCGATTAACAAATCTCTACCGCAAGGTGCGGGCGAATTGCCAGGTGTGCAAGAATTTGCGAGCTGTACCTCATCCTCCTCCGATGAGCGATCTTCCTGCATCAAGAGTATCGGCATTCACACGACCATTTTCATACGTAGGAATCGATTACTTTGGTCCACTAAACGTAACGGTAAAACGTAGCACTGAAAAGCGTTGGGGCGTATTGATTACGTGTCTCACAGTGAGAGCAATACATATCGAAATCGCGTATTCGTTATCGGCACAGTCCTGCATTATGGCACTTAGAAATTTCATGGGAAGAAGAGGCATTCCAATAGAAATCGTAAGCGATCGTGGTACAAATTTAATTGGGGCAAGCAAAGAACTTTTATCGGCCTTGAACGAAATGAATCAAAATCTGATTATACAGGAAATCTCTAGTCCAGACACTACATGGACTTTTATACCACCGACATCCCCACATATGGGCGGTTCGTGGGAACGAATGATTCAGACAGTAAAACGaaacttgaaccaaatcaaCCCTCGACATCAACTGACCGACGAAGTATTACGCAATCTGCTGATTGAAGTGGAGAACGTTGTCAACTCTAGACCGTTGACTCATCTAGCGCTAGACGATTCGGAATCCCCAGTGTTGACGCCAAACCATTTTTTGCTAGGTTCATCTAACGGCTTAAAACCACCCACATTGTTCGATGACAGCAACGCAGCTCTGAACAACACGTGGCGTACATCACAAGTTGAAGCCAACATCTTCTGGAAGCGTTGGACGAGGGATTATCTTCCAGAGATTACGAGACGATCCAAATGGCTTACACCGGTGAAGGCTATCGAGATTGGTGACATTGTCATTGTCGTTGATCCGAATCTACCTAGGAACTGCTGGCCATTGGGTAAGGTGATATCTGCGAACGAGGGGAAGGATGGTGAAGTCAGATCTGCAGTTATTCAAACAGCGACAGGAATTTACGAAAGACCTGCTGTGAAACTCGCCGTGCTAGATGTTAGACGCTAA